The following coding sequences lie in one Synechococcus sp. PCC 7336 genomic window:
- a CDS encoding IS4 family transposase yields MQDWVSQEINPIHFADLRHAKRLGQIVTDLSEQPTASVPQASGNASVAQGTYRFWANPKVSTSSILDSHRDGVVRRALTGKTVLAIQDTTDFDFTTHPQTEGLGFINQSHQQGIKVHSCFAVSGEGEPLGLLSQFIWNRKQRRGKKEKRSVTPIEQKESYRWIATLAAVERELAGQEQVVHIGDREADIFELFAHPRADNRELLIRARHNRKLSHELGKFIPTLEQAPVLGAMSLQVQRNPKRAARIAQLQVRAMAVTLEVPSHHLKAASLEPVRLNAIFVEETVPPDDGAQPIRWFLLTSLPVESFEQVCQCIRWYSYRWLIERFHFTLKSGCGIEQLQLQSYERLLKALATYNVVAWRLMWLTYRARLTPQASCELVLQPAEWRLLRRKFVPKSRSQKPPTLQQAMLWIARLGGFLARKGDGNPGLKTLWRGLTKLHHLLEGAQLASQS; encoded by the coding sequence ATGCAAGATTGGGTCAGCCAAGAAATCAACCCGATCCACTTCGCCGATTTGCGACATGCAAAGCGGTTGGGGCAGATCGTCACAGACTTGAGTGAGCAGCCCACAGCGAGCGTGCCTCAGGCGAGTGGGAATGCCTCAGTGGCCCAAGGAACCTATCGATTTTGGGCCAACCCGAAGGTGAGCACGAGCAGCATTCTGGACAGTCATCGTGATGGAGTGGTCAGGCGGGCCCTCACGGGCAAGACGGTGCTGGCCATTCAAGACACAACGGATTTCGACTTCACCACTCACCCCCAGACCGAAGGGCTGGGCTTCATCAATCAAAGCCATCAACAGGGAATCAAAGTCCACAGTTGTTTTGCGGTGAGCGGCGAGGGAGAACCCTTAGGTCTGTTGAGTCAATTCATCTGGAATCGCAAACAGCGGCGCGGGAAGAAAGAAAAACGCTCAGTGACTCCCATCGAGCAAAAGGAAAGCTATCGCTGGATAGCAACTCTCGCAGCCGTAGAGCGAGAGCTCGCGGGCCAAGAGCAAGTGGTTCATATTGGCGATCGAGAAGCAGACATCTTCGAACTGTTTGCCCATCCCCGTGCGGACAACAGGGAGTTACTCATCCGCGCAAGGCACAATCGCAAACTTAGCCACGAGCTGGGCAAGTTCATCCCCACCCTCGAACAAGCCCCAGTCTTGGGAGCGATGAGCCTGCAAGTGCAGCGTAATCCCAAGCGAGCGGCCCGCATTGCCCAGTTGCAGGTGCGGGCGATGGCGGTGACGCTGGAGGTGCCATCGCATCACCTCAAAGCCGCGAGCTTAGAGCCCGTGCGCCTCAATGCCATCTTCGTGGAAGAAACCGTCCCCCCTGATGATGGCGCTCAGCCGATTCGCTGGTTTCTGCTGACCAGCTTGCCAGTTGAGAGCTTCGAGCAGGTCTGTCAGTGCATCCGCTGGTATAGCTACCGCTGGCTGATTGAGCGGTTTCACTTCACCCTCAAAAGTGGCTGTGGCATCGAACAGCTCCAACTGCAAAGCTATGAGCGCTTGCTCAAGGCTCTGGCAACCTACAACGTTGTAGCTTGGCGATTGATGTGGCTGACCTACCGCGCTCGACTCACCCCGCAAGCCTCCTGTGAGCTCGTTTTACAGCCTGCTGAATGGCGGCTGTTACGACGCAAGTTTGTGCCGAAAAGTCGCTCTCAAAAGCCACCCACTCTGCAACAGGCAATGCTGTGGATTGCTCGATTGGGAGGCTTCTTGGCTCGCAAGGGCGATGGCAACCCTGGATTGAAGACGCTTTGGCGAGGGCTGACCAAACTCCACCATTTGCTTGAAGGGGCTCAACTGGCTTCTCAAAGCTAG
- a CDS encoding ISL3 family transposase, whose product MELLQHLLPSQTDVSLNSWSIDPANQQLVVNLCSTQTVACCPLCHRSTDRIHSHYERTLRDLPLVQFTLTILLQVCKFFCLNERCPRRIFTERLPEVVAPWARRTTRYTAQLEAMGLALGGSAAARLSHQLGYGYSRNTILRAISKLPLPVMATPKILGVDDFAFRTGHHYGTILVDLETNQPIALLPDRAAGTLAAWLKEQPGVKILSRDRSKAYRRGMSDGAPDAIQVADRFHLLQNLEEALEKVFKGQTQSLEQVEQQQIQAQQPTEAPTPEAAPDRYRTQREVNRAIRLEKWEQTHALRKQGYAIKDIAHHLGIGERTVYTYLAASTFPEWQYPVGRRRNPSCLDPYKAYLSEQWQQGRQQTKQLFGEIQQQGYPGSYMTVARYTRQLRCSLPSIKPSRESLNDLPGRGPAPSPATPVSEPLSAKRAAWLLLTRPENLTPEEKTLLEKLGQQPKLSGAIALAQGFIKLVRERLPGEFDDWLETAVSSSIKALRSFAKGLQEDYDAVKAALTLEVSNGPVEGQNNRLKMLKRQMFGRAGLELLAKRLILIS is encoded by the coding sequence GTGGAACTTTTACAGCATCTCCTGCCCAGCCAAACGGATGTGAGCTTGAACAGTTGGAGTATCGATCCGGCCAACCAACAGCTCGTTGTTAACCTCTGCTCGACTCAAACGGTGGCCTGTTGCCCGCTGTGTCATCGCTCCACCGATCGCATCCATAGCCACTATGAGAGAACGTTGAGGGATTTGCCATTGGTTCAATTCACGCTGACGATATTGCTCCAAGTCTGTAAGTTCTTCTGCCTCAACGAGCGTTGCCCTCGGCGTATCTTTACGGAGCGTCTGCCCGAGGTTGTCGCGCCTTGGGCCAGACGCACGACTCGCTACACGGCTCAACTGGAAGCGATGGGCTTAGCCCTCGGTGGTTCGGCAGCAGCCCGCTTGAGCCATCAGCTCGGATACGGATACAGCCGCAACACCATCTTGCGAGCCATCTCCAAATTGCCCCTACCAGTCATGGCCACGCCAAAGATATTGGGGGTGGATGATTTCGCGTTTCGCACGGGTCATCATTACGGAACGATCTTGGTCGACTTGGAGACCAACCAACCGATCGCACTACTCCCCGACCGGGCGGCTGGGACCTTAGCAGCCTGGTTGAAAGAGCAGCCTGGTGTGAAGATTCTCTCGAGAGATCGCTCCAAAGCCTACAGGCGAGGCATGAGCGATGGAGCACCCGATGCCATCCAGGTAGCCGATCGCTTTCATCTGTTGCAGAATCTCGAAGAGGCTTTAGAGAAAGTCTTTAAGGGACAAACCCAGTCGCTCGAACAGGTTGAGCAGCAACAGATTCAAGCCCAACAGCCAACCGAAGCACCGACCCCCGAAGCTGCTCCGGATAGATATCGAACCCAAAGGGAAGTCAATCGGGCCATACGACTGGAGAAGTGGGAACAAACCCATGCTCTACGCAAGCAAGGCTATGCCATTAAAGACATTGCCCATCACCTCGGCATTGGCGAGCGAACGGTGTATACCTACCTGGCCGCGTCAACGTTTCCGGAATGGCAATATCCTGTGGGGCGGCGGAGAAACCCCAGTTGTTTGGATCCATACAAGGCTTACCTGTCAGAGCAATGGCAGCAAGGGCGCCAACAAACTAAACAGTTGTTTGGCGAGATCCAACAGCAAGGGTACCCGGGCAGCTATATGACCGTCGCCCGTTACACTCGGCAGTTGCGTTGCTCTCTGCCCTCCATCAAGCCCAGCCGAGAATCCCTCAATGACTTACCGGGTCGGGGACCAGCGCCATCACCCGCCACACCAGTGTCAGAGCCTTTGAGTGCCAAGCGGGCGGCTTGGCTGCTGTTGACACGGCCTGAAAACCTTACGCCTGAGGAGAAAACCCTGCTGGAAAAACTGGGCCAGCAGCCAAAGTTATCGGGGGCGATCGCTCTGGCTCAGGGGTTCATCAAACTGGTGCGCGAGCGACTGCCTGGGGAATTCGACGATTGGCTGGAGACAGCTGTGAGCAGCTCAATCAAGGCATTACGGAGTTTTGCCAAGGGTCTTCAAGAAGATTACGATGCGGTGAAAGCAGCTCTCACACTCGAGGTGAGCAATGGGCCAGTGGAGGGTCAAAACAACCGACTAAAAATGCTGAAACGGCAGATGTTTGGAAGGGCTGGGCTCGAGCTATTGGCCAAGCGCCTCATCCTAATCAGTTGA
- a CDS encoding glycosyltransferase, with protein sequence MNLYTASPQTSSQAIAPAPAKPEVSVVVPIYNEVDSIPHLVETIATTLRKSRLNYEIICVDDGSRDGSAELLKQMAEVRQDLCVVLLRRNYGQTPAMAAGFHRARGQTIVTLDGDLQNDPVDIPNLLAALSEGYDLVSGWRKHRKDATLTRTLPSKIANWLIGQITGVKLHDYGCSLKAYRAELVADMNLYGELHRFLPALAYIEGARITEIPVNHHARRFGKSKYGLGRTFRVLMDLLTIYFFKTFLTRPMHVFGLLGILALLSGSATGLYLAALKLIWGQDIGNRPLLVLAVVLFLAGVQLFCFGLLAELQMRTYHESQNRPIYRVRETIGPGGVRVGQAD encoded by the coding sequence ATGAATCTCTATACCGCCTCGCCCCAAACATCCAGTCAGGCGATCGCCCCTGCTCCAGCCAAGCCAGAGGTGTCAGTGGTGGTGCCCATCTACAACGAGGTGGATAGCATCCCCCATTTAGTCGAAACAATCGCCACAACGTTGCGCAAGAGCCGACTCAACTACGAAATCATTTGTGTGGACGATGGCTCTCGCGATGGGTCTGCAGAGCTGCTGAAGCAGATGGCAGAGGTGCGGCAGGATTTGTGTGTGGTGCTGCTGCGGCGCAATTACGGCCAAACCCCAGCAATGGCAGCTGGATTCCATCGGGCGCGCGGCCAAACGATTGTGACGCTGGATGGGGACTTGCAAAACGATCCCGTCGACATTCCCAATTTGCTGGCCGCGCTGAGCGAAGGTTACGACTTGGTCAGCGGCTGGCGCAAACATCGCAAGGATGCCACCCTCACCCGCACGCTGCCTTCCAAGATTGCCAATTGGCTGATCGGGCAGATTACTGGGGTAAAGCTGCACGACTATGGCTGTTCGCTCAAAGCCTATCGGGCCGAGCTGGTGGCAGACATGAATTTGTATGGCGAGCTACACCGTTTTTTACCTGCGTTGGCCTACATCGAAGGGGCCAGAATTACTGAAATCCCCGTCAACCATCACGCCCGCAGGTTTGGCAAGAGTAAGTACGGTTTGGGGCGTACCTTTCGGGTGTTGATGGATCTGCTCACGATTTATTTTTTCAAAACCTTTTTGACTCGCCCCATGCACGTATTCGGCCTGCTGGGCATCCTGGCGTTGCTGTCGGGCTCGGCTACGGGGCTCTATTTGGCTGCTTTGAAATTGATTTGGGGTCAAGATATTGGCAACCGTCCGCTGTTGGTTTTGGCGGTCGTGCTGTTTTTAGCTGGGGTCCAGCTTTTCTGTTTCGGGCTGTTGGCCGAGCTGCAAATGCGCACCTACCACGAGTCGCAAAATCGTCCCATTTATCGGGTGCGAGAGACGATCGGCCCGGGCGGCGTGCGAGTGGGTCAGGCGGATTGA
- a CDS encoding DUF4279 domain-containing protein, which yields MTKLNLSLRLRGELPTLKETNKILGIQASSFYQKGELVGRNKKRTQPHDVWILNLTPNLDHNSSITDIENDLLEAITSLEAVLPRLESFNIKSFEPEIYISLLQESDQGGFRLPYQLIQVIAKVNIPMTVSVIAI from the coding sequence ATGACTAAACTTAATTTATCATTAAGACTTAGAGGAGAACTTCCTACACTTAAAGAAACAAACAAAATATTAGGAATACAAGCATCAAGTTTCTACCAAAAAGGAGAGCTTGTTGGCCGGAATAAAAAGAGAACTCAACCTCATGACGTTTGGATACTTAATCTCACACCTAATCTAGATCATAATAGCTCTATTACCGATATTGAGAATGATTTATTAGAAGCTATTACCAGCCTAGAAGCCGTATTACCTAGGCTTGAAAGCTTTAATATCAAAAGCTTTGAGCCAGAAATATATATTTCTTTACTACAAGAAAGTGATCAAGGTGGTTTTAGATTACCCTATCAACTTATTCAAGTAATAGCTAAAGTAAACATCCCAATGACAGTCTCTGTTATAGCAATTTAA
- a CDS encoding RHS repeat-associated core domain-containing protein — protein sequence MIFSDESETLEQLLAAIAPGQTLEAVDWTQVVYPDEPPAFLADNLREITEYYGDGKVRAQIDRAGNRTEFRYNNNDLLVETIFADDTPEDLSDNLRAINLYDRAGRLRAQVDTAGSALHYVYDAAGRLVERIYPTASDSLEQLLAAIAPGQTLDTVDWTQVVYPDAAPAYLADNPRIKTDYFNNDRVQSQTDQLSNTTEFRYDALGRLTETILADDTPETLADNPRLRTEYNEIGQVLQQIDPLGQETSFAYNRAGDLVLTTFDDGTTVAGTFNEIGQTTSVTDQEGNTTSYDYDNFGRLTGITDALNQSTEYTYDVLSLLTETTDANGIATNYDYDSFGRRTSIELPEGDRASYSYDANGNLATYTDFNGNATRYEYNALNQLVTTDFASDADVTYTYTDTGQIETITDGRGVTRFEYDHRDRLVSRTDPDGPHIRPDGPTIEYTYDEASNRTSVSTPNGTTSYTFDAQNRLETVTDPDGGVTTYQYDLAGRLTLTEFANGIEERRGYDNLNRLTRLTTVQIDAETGAETVIAGFEYTLNNVGHRLQITEHDGRITQYEYDDVYRLTQERILDPDDPTNDGRTISYTYDALGNRLTRVDSLEGLTTYTYNDDYQLLQEVRSLNGDVTNTITYGYDANGNLLSRTSDTSGTTRFDWNDSNRLVGVLLPNGDEVSYVYDQAGIQVSSTSNGETTTYVVDSNRPFAQVLESITSDDLVQISVFGLDLIAQLQGDQSSFFHTDGLGSTRVVTDGEGTVQQEFDYLAFGELLGARNAEQVDNLFAGEQFEQELGLYHLRQRYYDPSTGRFISRDAFEGFITNPISQNRYLYANANPVTYTDPSGFFSIGNVSAASVARGTLSVISSPQFLLGAGIGAGAQVTGDFARGERSTVLGVLGAAAFGGLGFVFGPALAGALLKSASGTVGLSLLVANGLADSFNTLRAGLSSGDPLRAFAGVTSALLDFGLLDGALNPRSLLRNPLRGARGFARSIGGLCIFIRLRGLVRFW from the coding sequence GTGATTTTCTCGGACGAATCGGAAACTTTAGAACAGCTCCTTGCGGCGATCGCCCCCGGTCAAACCCTCGAGGCAGTCGATTGGACCCAGGTAGTCTATCCAGATGAACCACCAGCGTTTCTCGCAGACAACCTGCGCGAAATTACTGAATATTACGGCGATGGGAAAGTTCGCGCCCAGATCGATCGGGCCGGTAATCGGACGGAATTCCGCTATAACAACAACGATCTCCTCGTTGAAACGATCTTTGCTGACGATACTCCCGAAGATTTATCCGATAACCTTCGCGCAATCAACCTGTACGATCGCGCCGGTCGCTTGCGCGCTCAAGTTGATACCGCTGGTAGTGCTCTCCACTACGTTTACGATGCAGCCGGTCGCCTTGTAGAAAGAATCTATCCCACCGCATCGGATTCTCTGGAGCAATTGCTAGCGGCGATCGCCCCCGGCCAAACCCTCGATACGGTCGATTGGACCCAGGTGGTTTACCCCGACGCCGCGCCAGCCTACCTCGCCGATAACCCCCGCATCAAAACGGACTATTTCAACAACGACCGCGTCCAATCTCAAACCGACCAACTGAGCAATACCACCGAATTCCGCTACGACGCCCTCGGTCGCCTCACCGAAACCATCCTGGCTGACGACACCCCCGAAACTTTAGCCGACAACCCTCGGCTGAGAACCGAATACAACGAGATCGGCCAAGTGCTGCAGCAAATCGATCCGTTGGGCCAGGAAACCAGCTTTGCCTACAACAGAGCTGGCGATCTCGTCCTCACCACCTTCGACGACGGCACCACCGTTGCCGGTACCTTCAACGAAATCGGTCAGACAACCTCTGTCACTGACCAGGAAGGCAACACCACCAGTTACGACTACGACAACTTTGGACGTCTCACCGGCATCACCGACGCCCTCAACCAGAGCACCGAATACACCTATGACGTTCTGAGTCTTCTGACTGAAACCACCGATGCCAACGGCATCGCCACCAACTACGACTATGACAGCTTCGGTCGCCGCACCAGCATCGAGCTGCCCGAAGGCGATCGAGCCAGCTACAGCTACGATGCTAACGGCAACCTCGCCACCTACACCGACTTCAACGGCAACGCCACCCGCTACGAATACAACGCTCTCAACCAACTCGTCACCACTGACTTCGCCAGCGACGCTGACGTCACCTATACCTACACCGATACTGGTCAAATCGAGACCATTACCGACGGGCGCGGAGTCACCCGCTTCGAATACGACCATCGAGATCGACTCGTCTCCCGCACCGACCCAGATGGTCCCCATATCCGTCCTGATGGCCCCACCATCGAATACACCTACGACGAAGCCAGCAACCGCACCTCCGTCAGCACCCCCAACGGCACCACAAGCTATACGTTCGATGCCCAGAACCGTCTCGAAACGGTCACCGACCCCGATGGAGGCGTTACCACCTACCAATACGACCTCGCCGGTCGCCTCACCCTCACCGAATTTGCCAATGGTATCGAGGAACGACGGGGCTACGACAATCTCAACCGTCTCACCCGTCTCACCACCGTCCAAATCGATGCCGAAACCGGCGCAGAAACCGTCATTGCTGGCTTCGAATACACCCTCAACAATGTCGGTCACCGCCTGCAAATCACCGAACACGATGGCCGCATCACCCAATACGAATATGACGATGTCTATCGCCTCACCCAGGAGCGCATCCTCGACCCGGACGACCCCACCAACGATGGTCGCACCATCAGCTACACCTACGACGCCCTCGGCAACCGCCTCACCCGCGTCGATTCGCTCGAAGGGCTGACCACCTACACCTACAACGATGACTATCAACTGCTCCAGGAAGTCCGCAGTCTAAATGGCGATGTCACCAACACCATCACCTACGGCTACGATGCCAACGGCAATCTGCTCAGCCGGACGAGTGACACTAGCGGCACGACGCGGTTTGACTGGAACGATTCCAACCGTTTAGTCGGGGTGTTGCTGCCCAATGGCGACGAGGTTAGTTACGTCTACGACCAGGCGGGCATTCAGGTCAGCAGCACCAGCAATGGCGAAACCACGACATACGTAGTCGATAGCAATCGGCCTTTCGCTCAGGTACTCGAATCCATCACCAGTGACGATCTCGTACAGATTTCCGTCTTTGGTTTGGACTTGATTGCTCAGTTGCAAGGGGACCAAAGCTCGTTCTTCCATACCGATGGCTTGGGTAGCACTCGGGTTGTGACTGATGGCGAGGGCACTGTTCAACAGGAATTCGACTACTTGGCCTTTGGCGAGCTGTTGGGGGCTCGCAATGCCGAGCAGGTGGATAACTTATTTGCGGGAGAGCAGTTCGAGCAGGAATTGGGGCTCTATCATTTACGCCAGCGCTATTACGACCCGAGTACGGGACGCTTTATCAGTCGCGATGCCTTCGAGGGCTTTATTACCAACCCGATTAGCCAGAACCGCTATCTCTACGCCAACGCCAATCCAGTTACCTACACAGACCCCAGCGGCTTCTTCAGCATTGGCAATGTCAGTGCTGCTTCAGTGGCTAGGGGAACGCTGAGTGTCATTTCGAGCCCGCAATTTTTGCTGGGTGCGGGGATTGGTGCTGGGGCACAGGTGACTGGCGACTTTGCTCGAGGAGAGCGCTCGACAGTATTGGGAGTTTTAGGGGCGGCAGCATTTGGGGGGTTGGGCTTTGTCTTCGGTCCGGCACTTGCTGGAGCTCTGCTTAAGAGCGCTAGTGGGACAGTGGGTCTTAGCTTGCTGGTCGCCAATGGTTTAGCAGATTCTTTCAATACGCTGCGAGCAGGATTGTCTAGTGGCGATCCTTTACGGGCATTTGCGGGTGTCACCTCTGCCCTGTTAGATTTCGGATTACTGGATGGTGCTCTCAACCCGCGCTCACTACTGCGCAATCCCTTGAGGGGGGCGAGAGGGTTCGCGCGATCGATCGGCGGGCTATGCATATTCATCCGACTTCGGGGTCTTGTCCGCTTTTGGTGA
- a CDS encoding lysylphosphatidylglycerol synthase domain-containing protein: MKFFKALVALVKPYIRWVILTATLVFLGHALAQHWQEAIAIPIRPRGWGIVAIATAVTLFSHIWSGWVWTLILQEFDCTVPKLWTVQVYLKTNIAKYLPGNVWHFYGRVRAMHAAKVPWAIAVLSVVIEPLLDIAAALLVAIGLGGLERPLLQLVGLAIVLLALHPAALNPGIHYLSKLKLKPASAEESSLEKAIVARYPLIPLLGEVIFFILRSLGFLLIVVALTPDPLQWQQFPLLMSSFSVAYFLGLVVPGAPGGIGVFEATLVALLELHFSAGLLLKSVAIYRLVSIVAEVTGAGLASIQLPDPLNKGLR; this comes from the coding sequence ATGAAATTCTTCAAAGCTCTCGTTGCACTCGTTAAGCCCTACATCCGCTGGGTCATCCTGACGGCCACGTTGGTGTTCTTGGGACACGCCCTCGCCCAACACTGGCAAGAGGCGATCGCAATTCCAATTCGCCCGCGCGGCTGGGGAATTGTGGCGATCGCCACTGCCGTCACCCTGTTCTCCCACATTTGGTCGGGGTGGGTCTGGACGTTAATTTTGCAGGAGTTTGACTGCACGGTACCCAAGCTGTGGACGGTGCAGGTTTATCTCAAAACCAATATAGCCAAGTATTTACCGGGGAATGTCTGGCATTTTTACGGGCGAGTGCGGGCCATGCACGCAGCCAAGGTGCCCTGGGCGATCGCCGTGCTGAGTGTGGTCATCGAACCTTTGCTGGACATTGCAGCAGCGCTCTTGGTTGCGATCGGTCTGGGAGGGCTGGAGCGACCCCTGCTGCAACTGGTCGGCTTGGCGATCGTCTTGCTGGCGCTCCACCCCGCTGCCCTCAACCCGGGCATTCACTATCTCAGCAAGCTCAAGCTCAAACCCGCCAGTGCCGAAGAATCGAGTTTGGAAAAGGCGATCGTCGCCCGCTATCCCCTCATTCCGCTGCTGGGGGAAGTTATCTTTTTTATCCTGCGCAGCCTCGGATTTCTCTTGATTGTGGTTGCCCTCACCCCCGACCCCCTGCAATGGCAACAATTCCCCCTGCTGATGAGCAGCTTTAGCGTCGCCTACTTTTTGGGCTTGGTGGTGCCGGGAGCACCAGGGGGAATTGGCGTGTTCGAAGCCACCTTAGTGGCCCTGCTAGAGCTACACTTTTCTGCAGGATTGCTACTGAAGTCGGTGGCAATCTACAGGCTTGTCAGTATCGTGGCCGAGGTAACCGGTGCGGGGCTGGCGTCAATACAGTTGCCCGATCCCCTCAATAAGGGTTTGCGATGA
- a CDS encoding tail fiber domain-containing protein, with protein MTDQPIIRNRYFDSPGFECNLTSTLVDEDFQTFHLRTARTEQANLHDFGIIRGLEVSGTLGSSVLTIDSGVAIDRQGQLIVLAQTGTGEVLLNPATRQQEERTVPVTFDVTDYQGTGQLDFYLAIQFSEVIRPPADAEHDCGRFEQVPFLRLYEASVSDPSIEDGSAIVLAIATLDSTGQLVALQHQKSALTHRRRIVGKTLEQLHIQRSEQAVSGSEIDLSEIAAGSLGPLTAGGLQLSVPNGTDTIVMTDAGGGSFTKFDVRSNVEIGGNLQFSSGVAINQFSSDSSLSDANDLGVPTQQAIKTYVDGQIGQVNSALSGKADNSALASKANLSGSVSQNFNTGNLHVKGALGISKSESWNFQVDSSGNLKLNANSLTAGTTRMFFNDNNGNIGIGTTSPGAKLHINVNNNASSDTLLLGNKTSKGLLLKDTGGAVDIESFGVSLYINNGGENTLLNPQSGGNVGIATTTPRYRLEVNGSAGKPGGGSWTNSSDIRLKKNIEPLLGTLGKLLKLRGVSFEWNEPEKHGNLTGQQIGMIAQEVETVFPDWVGTDSEGYKDLTFRGFEALAVEAFRELQAENETLKLKYVELEARMKSLEEALKYSALNFAPSLGAT; from the coding sequence GTGACAGATCAACCTATTATTCGCAACCGCTACTTCGACTCCCCTGGCTTTGAGTGCAATCTCACCTCGACGCTGGTGGACGAAGATTTCCAAACCTTTCACCTTCGCACTGCTCGCACGGAACAAGCCAACCTACATGACTTTGGGATTATCCGAGGATTAGAGGTCAGCGGCACCCTCGGCAGTAGTGTCCTCACCATTGACTCTGGCGTGGCGATCGATCGGCAGGGGCAATTGATTGTGCTAGCCCAGACAGGGACAGGTGAAGTGCTCCTCAATCCTGCGACCCGTCAGCAGGAGGAAAGGACTGTTCCAGTGACATTTGACGTCACCGATTACCAGGGAACCGGCCAGCTCGACTTTTACCTCGCGATTCAATTCTCCGAGGTTATCCGGCCACCTGCCGATGCGGAGCACGATTGCGGTCGGTTCGAGCAAGTTCCTTTCCTTCGCTTGTACGAGGCTTCAGTGTCCGATCCTTCAATTGAGGATGGCTCGGCAATTGTACTGGCGATCGCCACCCTCGATTCAACTGGTCAACTGGTAGCTCTGCAGCATCAAAAGAGTGCTTTGACTCACCGCCGCCGCATCGTTGGCAAAACGCTGGAGCAATTGCACATTCAGCGCTCCGAACAGGCGGTCAGTGGCAGCGAGATCGACCTGAGCGAGATTGCTGCTGGCAGCTTGGGTCCCCTGACTGCCGGAGGGTTGCAACTGAGCGTGCCCAATGGGACTGACACTATTGTCATGACCGACGCAGGGGGTGGCAGCTTCACAAAGTTTGACGTGCGCTCAAATGTCGAGATTGGCGGCAATCTTCAGTTCAGCAGCGGTGTTGCCATCAATCAGTTTTCCAGTGACTCTAGCCTGAGTGATGCGAATGACCTAGGGGTGCCAACTCAACAAGCTATCAAAACGTATGTTGACGGACAAATCGGCCAAGTGAATTCAGCCCTATCTGGTAAGGCCGATAATTCAGCTCTAGCCAGTAAGGCCAACTTGAGTGGATCGGTTTCTCAAAATTTCAACACGGGTAACCTTCATGTAAAAGGTGCATTGGGAATAAGCAAGAGCGAGAGCTGGAACTTTCAGGTTGACTCTAGCGGCAACTTAAAACTGAATGCAAACTCTCTAACTGCTGGCACCACTCGAATGTTTTTTAATGACAATAATGGCAATATTGGTATTGGCACAACCAGTCCAGGGGCAAAGTTACATATAAATGTCAACAACAATGCATCAAGTGATACTCTTCTACTTGGCAATAAGACCTCAAAAGGACTGCTTTTGAAAGATACAGGCGGTGCAGTCGATATTGAATCTTTTGGTGTTAGCTTGTACATCAACAATGGTGGTGAAAATACACTACTAAATCCGCAAAGTGGCGGTAATGTCGGCATCGCCACAACGACGCCAAGGTATAGGCTAGAAGTTAATGGTAGTGCAGGGAAGCCAGGAGGAGGTTCTTGGACGAACTCATCGGATATTCGCTTGAAAAAGAACATTGAACCTCTTTTAGGGACACTTGGCAAGTTGTTAAAGCTGCGTGGCGTCAGCTTTGAGTGGAACGAGCCGGAAAAGCATGGGAATTTAACAGGTCAGCAAATCGGTATGATTGCACAGGAGGTAGAAACTGTATTCCCCGATTGGGTAGGCACTGACTCGGAGGGTTATAAGGATTTAACTTTTAGAGGTTTCGAAGCCCTCGCAGTGGAAGCGTTTCGAGAACTGCAAGCAGAAAATGAAACCTTGAAGTTGAAATATGTGGAGCTTGAAGCCAGAATGAAGAGTCTAGAGGAAGCTCTAAAATATTCGGCATTGAATTTTGCTCCAAGTCTCGGCGCAACTTAA